In Zalophus californianus isolate mZalCal1 chromosome 4, mZalCal1.pri.v2, whole genome shotgun sequence, the following proteins share a genomic window:
- the TNFRSF9 gene encoding tumor necrosis factor receptor superfamily member 9 isoform X2, with product MLSLQDFTMGSGYYNIVATVLLVMNFERTGSMQDSCSKCLAGTFCGKNKGQICLPCPPNSFSSTSGQKACDICRQCEGVFRTKKVCSPISNAECECISGFHCLGAGCTMCEPDCKQGQELTREGCKDCRFGTFNDQKHGSCQPWTNCSLGGKSVLVNGTKESDAVCGPASADFSPGHTPQIIIFFLALTSAAVLFLVFFLVLRFSVLKHGRKKLLYLFKQPFVRPVQTAQEEDACSCRFPEEEEGECEL from the exons ATGCTGTCTCTGCAAGATTTCACCATGGGCAGTGGCTATTACAACATAGTGGCTACCGTGTTGTTGGTCATGAATTTTGAGAGGACAGGATCAATGCAGGATTCCTGTAGTAAATGCCTAGCTG GTACTTTCTGTGGGAAAAACAAGGGTCAGATCTGCCTTCCTTGTCCTCCAAATAGTTTCTCCAGCACCAGTGGACAAAAGGCCTGTGACATATGCAGGCAGTGTGAAG GTGTTTTCAGGACCAAGAAGGTGTGTTCCCCCATCAGCAATGCAGAGTGTGAGTGCATCTCAGGATTCCACTGCTTGGGGGCAGGATGCACCATGTGTGAACCGGATTGTAAACAAGGTCAAGAATTAACCAGAGAGG GTTGTAAAGACTGTCGCTTTGGGACATTTAATGATCAGAAACATGGCTCTTGTCAACCGTGGACAAA CTGTTCTTTGGGTGGCAAATCTGTACTTGTGAATGGGACAAAGGAAAGTGATGCAGTATGTGGACCAGCTTCGGCTGACTTCTCTCCAG gTCACACCCCCCAGATCATCATCTTCTTTCTTGCACTGACGTCGGCTGCCGTGCTGTTCCTGGTGTTCTTTCTCGTGCTCCGTTTCTCTGTTCTTAAACATGGCAGAAAGAAACTCCTGTATTTATTCAAACAAC cATTTGTGAGGCCAGTACAAACTGCTCAAGAGGAAGATGCCTGTAGTTGCCgatttccagaagaagaagaaggagaatgtGAGCTGTAA
- the TNFRSF9 gene encoding tumor necrosis factor receptor superfamily member 9 isoform X1: MLSLQDFTMGSGYYNIVATVLLVMNFERTGSMQDSCSKCLAGTFCGKNKGQICLPCPPNSFSSTSGQKACDICRQCEGVFRTKKVCSPISNAECECISGFHCLGAGCTMCEPDCKQGQELTREGCKDCRFGTFNDQKHGSCQPWTNCSLGGKSVLVNGTKESDAVCGPASADFSPGTTSASSSAPARDPGHTPQIIIFFLALTSAAVLFLVFFLVLRFSVLKHGRKKLLYLFKQPFVRPVQTAQEEDACSCRFPEEEEGECEL, translated from the exons ATGCTGTCTCTGCAAGATTTCACCATGGGCAGTGGCTATTACAACATAGTGGCTACCGTGTTGTTGGTCATGAATTTTGAGAGGACAGGATCAATGCAGGATTCCTGTAGTAAATGCCTAGCTG GTACTTTCTGTGGGAAAAACAAGGGTCAGATCTGCCTTCCTTGTCCTCCAAATAGTTTCTCCAGCACCAGTGGACAAAAGGCCTGTGACATATGCAGGCAGTGTGAAG GTGTTTTCAGGACCAAGAAGGTGTGTTCCCCCATCAGCAATGCAGAGTGTGAGTGCATCTCAGGATTCCACTGCTTGGGGGCAGGATGCACCATGTGTGAACCGGATTGTAAACAAGGTCAAGAATTAACCAGAGAGG GTTGTAAAGACTGTCGCTTTGGGACATTTAATGATCAGAAACATGGCTCTTGTCAACCGTGGACAAA CTGTTCTTTGGGTGGCAAATCTGTACTTGTGAATGGGACAAAGGAAAGTGATGCAGTATGTGGACCAGCTTCGGCTGACTTCTCTCCAGGTACAACCTCTGCCTCCTCGTCTGCCCCTGCAAGAGATCCAG gTCACACCCCCCAGATCATCATCTTCTTTCTTGCACTGACGTCGGCTGCCGTGCTGTTCCTGGTGTTCTTTCTCGTGCTCCGTTTCTCTGTTCTTAAACATGGCAGAAAGAAACTCCTGTATTTATTCAAACAAC cATTTGTGAGGCCAGTACAAACTGCTCAAGAGGAAGATGCCTGTAGTTGCCgatttccagaagaagaagaaggagaatgtGAGCTGTAA